A single region of the Oncorhynchus keta strain PuntledgeMale-10-30-2019 chromosome 4, Oket_V2, whole genome shotgun sequence genome encodes:
- the LOC118384048 gene encoding mucin-4-like, translated as MAAIRRERPRPVARQTSLPALLPRAVTASPPNPFTSRSISESLGRECDESFDAFASSRLNSPKSSPTNHPSNTTSWQAQVRSTPPHKGNTIPPIEEMRMSEEEAEPPPLLPRRPITRPLVNKRSSDSWLHRDQELAVQKEACLLSQTGAFSLQHTREGGHKRCTPSPHLYPSLGKDLLVSSDMSDFHTEHSQHYANISPESPSPFKSEDDFKKFDYEPLRDEDDSCKCIFTEQDLWPDATENNLDPNVKDSIILLASEDTTDTSPTVREDAVVKNTSHSEIKALSLPVMLLDSEMTVADLLYMSSPKHSKSSLKTLDIASITPDPTMELFSIHPDKPTKSRNIHHESPPLTLEDLNKNLSNSDFSFIDSASDASPSPSEMIPVHTLKSLGGIFPQPPQVTHIASSAHDIRLSAEDMLTFQKPSTIDVNSALKANLPEALLCQDNWQDGGCELITSGRDPASNKNNSIFTPNSLNIESEDITRDTVDIKHTQSPLNRKGNIYKSKIDSSIVDPSCHIRTSPVSPQIGMQQEVVRNKQEVSQPLVKRTKPVNESSPRGASSHRSLKGMIRELYGNGGANSPGKGLRESPLHQSLSPGHVLTESIEVPFSNQPTKSIFLSPDRETTFKAAKLFVSLQKTNTNSSTQSITKENCVTERSPSKHTGTISFEDLHAKVAPNVRCPMSARLRPGVSLHASSPSSVAPSLVTETNAQAKLLPTPGPSSIHHPPILRPSTGANATLAIAPCASSSFSSSSSTSSTTVQPLVDARHTLLPEETQPASSLPRQESRPHPVKPLTTTASQGEKKEVRSFLEKLKSSIHSGLAAKQTLAEAETEIEESLTDRSAQYEQLTKMELISLLLQQQMDMENQKAASEQQAVPLKKHEAEMKKIKAQVRDLEDYIDRLLVQIMEQTPTLLQVRSRHK; from the exons ATGGCCGCCATACGGCGTGAGCGGCCCAGGCCTGTAGCCAGGCAGACATCCCTCCCTGCCTTACTCCCGAGAGCGGTGACTGCCAGCCCCCCGAATCCGTTCACCTCTCGCTCCATATCAGAGAGCTTGGGAAGAGAATGCGACGAGTCCTTTGACGCCTTTGCGTCCAGCAGACTGAATTCGCCAAAGAGCTCTCCTACCAATCACCCTTCAAATACAACCTCGTGGCAAGCTCAAGTAAGAAGCACTCCTCCACATAAGGGTAACACTATTCCACCTATTGAGGAGATGCGGATGAGTGAAGAAGAAGCAGAGCCTCCACCGTTGCTTCCACGGAGGCCCATAACAAGACCTTTGGTAAACAAGAGATCTTCTGACAGCTGGTTGCACAGGGATCAGGAGCTGGCTGTGCAGAAAGAGGCCTGTCTCCTGTCACAAACGGGCGCATTTTCCCTTCAGCACACAAGAGAAGGCGGGCACAAGAGATGCACACCAAGTCCCCACCTGTACCCAAGCTTAGGCAAAGACCTTCTCGTCAGCAGTGACATGTCGGACTTTCATACCGAACACTCACAGCATTATGCCAATATTTCTCCAGAGTCTCCATCTCCATTCAAGTCTGAAGATGACTTCAAGAAGTTTGACTATGAACCATTGCGAGATGAAGATGATAGCTGTAAATGTATATTTACTGAGCAGGACTTATGGCCAGATGCAACAGAAAACAATCTAGACCCGAATGTAAAGGATTCGATAATATTGTTAGCCTCAGAGGATACCACGGACACCAGTCCCACTGTTAGAGAAGACGCCGTTGTAAAGAACACTTCACATTCTGAAATCAAAGCCTTATCTCTACCAGTAATGCTTCTTGATAGTGAAATGACTGTTGCCGACCTACTGTATATGTCTTCCCCAAAACACTCTAAATCCAGTCTTAAGACGCTTGACATTGCGTCAATTACACCAGACCCAACAATGGAATTATTCTCAATTCACCCAGATAAGCCTACCAAGTCCAGAAACATCCATCATGAATCGCCTCCACTAACCTTGGAAGATCTAAATAAAAATCTAAGTAACTCTGATTTTAGTTTTATTGACTCTGCTTCTGATGCTTCCCCATCTCCATCTGAAATGATTCCAGTGCATACCCTCAAAAGTTTAGGTGGCATTTTTCCTCAACCTCCACAAGTTACTCACATAGCATCTTCTGCTCATGATATACGGCTATCTGCAGAGGATATGCTAACTTTTCAGAAGCCTAGTACTATAGACGTCAACTCTGCCCTAAAAGCAAATTTACCAGAAGCCTTGCTTTGTCAAGACAATTGGCAAGATGGAGGTTGTGAATTGATTACATCAGGCAGAGATCCTGCAAGCAATAAGAACAATAGCATTTTTACGCCTAACAGTCTTAACATTGAGTCTGAAGACATCACTAGAGACACTGTagatataaaacacacacaatctCCACTGAATAGAAAAGGCAACATTTATAAATCAAAGATAGACAGTTCAATAGTAGACCCTTCATGTCACATTAGAACTTCTCCAGTTTCTCCACAGATTGGAATGCAACAGGAAGTTGTACGCAATAAACAGGAAGTGAGTCAGCCTCTGGTCAAACGAACCAAGCCTGTCAATGAGTCTTCACCAAGGGGTGCTAGTTCACACAGAAGTCTCAAGGGAATGATACGAGAGCTCTACGGCAACGGTGGTGCAAATAGCCCTGGCAAAGGATTGCGTGAGAGCCCTCTTCACCAATCACTGTCTCCTGGGCATGTACTCACAGAGAGCATTGAAGTACCCTTCTCAAATCAACCCACCAAATCAATTTTTTTGTCACCAGATAGAGAGACAACGTTCAAGGCAGCTAAATTATTTGTTTCCTTGcaaaaaacaaacacaaataGTTCCACTCAGTCAATTACAAAAGAAAACTGCGTAACGGAACGTTCCCCATCCAAACATACCGGGACCATCAGCTTCGAAGACCTCCATGCCAAAGTAGCCCCAAACGTCAGATGCCCCATGAGTGCCAGGTTAAGGCCTGGTGTCTCTCTGCATGCTTCCAGTCCCTCCTCTGTGGCCCCCTCCCTGGTGACTGAAACTAATGCCCAGGCTAAGCTACTCCCCACCCCCGGGCCCTCCTCCATACATCACCCCCCAATCTTGAGACCCAGCACCGGAGCCAATGCCACCTTGGCTATTGCCCCCTGcgcctcttcctccttctcctcctcctcttctacctcctccACCACTGTCCAGCCCCTGGTCGATGCACGGCACACACTTTTACCTGAGGAGACCCAGCCAGCTAGCAGCCTGCCCCGACAAGAGAGCAG ACCCCACCCAGTGAAGCCCTTGACCACCACAGCCAGTCAGGGGGAGAAGAAAGAGGTCCGGTCATTTCTAGAGAAGCTCAAGTCTTCCATCCACTCAGGCCTCGCCGCCAAGCAGACACTGGCTGAGGCTGAGACTGAGATTGAG GAATCATTAACGGACAGGTCTGCCCAGTACGAGCAGCTGACCAAAATGGAGCTGATCTCCCTTCTGCTGCAGCAGCAGATGGATATGGAGAACCAGAAGGCGGCCTCAGAACAGCAGGCGGTGCCGCTTAAGAAACACGAGGCGGAGATGAAGAAGATCAAGGCGCAGGTGCGCGACCTGGAGGACTACATCGACAGGCTGCTGGTGCAGATCATGGAGCAGACACCCACACTCCTTCAAGTGCGCTCCCGACACAAGTGA
- the LOC127929810 gene encoding rab11 family-interacting protein 5-like, translating into MFDLTMKDKPRSAFGKLKDRVTGRKIGDMESSSAIVPGRFAALSGSLGKPFREGDRGEGGEDPVEVAEEKQSKVKDFFKGKGKLRSSSDTRSCSSLASESSMLSLTSERPCPPPLDLGILVDPSSPPSSPIYSNKVKVDTHHRDTDLAKKVLNNTQSSPKILTHNRSLSDEASRITTTAVPQPCPAVESLKGQGMTPSQSPLCSNGSHIYGSEPVGPKGSDTLPSKLVLLEKCSPLYCSLQNLTKQSEDNGSAGEGRCWSFDKVNKEDEYVEEAEPHVSQVQSAQVGGRPVLAAASMLSSTTTVDSADKRKKLRKSLFSGGKSDSLPAKLAPSQGCPLTEGRLRGWFGSCDSQNKPR; encoded by the exons ATGTTCGACCTAACCATGAAGGACAAGCCACGGTCTGCCTTCGGCAAACTTAAGGACCGTGTGACGGGGAGGAAGATCGGCGACATGGAGTCCTCATCAGCCATCGTGCCGGGACGCTTCGCCGCCCTGTCAGGTTCCCTAGGAAAACCATTCCGAGAGGGGGAccgaggggaagggggagaggacccCGTGGAGGTAGCCGAGGAGAAGCAGAGCAAGGTGAAGGATTTCTTCAAGGGGAAGGGAAAGCTGAGGAGTTCGTCCGACACAAGGTCGTGCTCGTCGCTGGCCTCAGAGAGCAGCATGTTGTCCTTGACCAGTGAGAgaccctgtccccctcctctggaCCTAGGCATCCTGGTGGACCCTTCCAGTCCCCCCAGCTCCCCCATCTACAGCAACAAGGTCAAAGTTGACACCcaccacagagacacagacctaGCTAAAAAAG TGCTCAACAACACACAATCTTCCCCAAAGATACTGACTCACAATCGATCCCTCAGCGATGAGGCAAGTAGGATCACCACTACTGCCGTTCCCCAGCCCTGTCCTGCAGTGGAATCCCTCAAAGGTCAGGGTATGACTCCCTCCCAATCCCCTCTGTGCAGCAACGGAAGCCACATCTACGGATCCGAACCAGTGGGTCCCAAGGGCTCAGACACCCTCCCATCCAAGCTGGTCCTCCTTGAGAAGTGCTCCCCCCTCTATTGTTCGCTGCAGAACCTCACAAAGCAGAGCGAGGACAATGGTTCAGCCGGTGAGGGACGGTGCTGGTCCTTCGACAAGGTGAATAAGGAAGATGAGTACGTGGAGGAGGCCGAACCTCATGTCTCCCAGGTTCAAAGCGCACAGGTGGGGGGTCGTCCTGTGCTGGCAGCTGCCTCAATGCTGTCTTCCACCACCACGGTGGACTCAGCAGACAAAAGGAAAAAGCTCAGAAAGTCGTTATTCTCCGGAGGGAAGAGTGATTCTCTACCTGCCAAGTTGGCGCCAAGCCAGGGTTGTCCTCTCACCGAGGGGAGACTGCGAGGTTGGTTTGGCTCCTGTGACTCCCAGAACAAGCCAAGGTGA